In the genome of Ignavibacteriales bacterium, one region contains:
- a CDS encoding TonB-dependent receptor has protein sequence MQKFIYLLLVIFLYSISLLAQNYGTLRGNISDSLSGEALPYSNVLLEGTTLGASADLNGNFTIPGIPAKKYKLRISFVGYNTKFLDVTVKPNEIIQLKIELSSSNVQLQAIEFIGEKVSQPNETNLGLQKVDIRDIELLPKGVETDIFRSLQFLPGVQSTGDVSARYYVRGGGSNQNLVLLNGVSVYNPFHALGLFSIIDPEMINAIEFYKGGFSADYGGRLSSVLNLITKDGNKNRYSGSASLSFLTAKGLVEGPIPGGSFMVTFRKSLFNDVLKKFINFKDAPFEFYDFSGKANYFSSDAASLTKISLHGFNSRDQLLNEDSEKADYKWTNSILGGNWFQAWENVPIYSEASISLSKFSGEILPKLSNAKTRINSVNDVTLKTDFAYIYDSRDELHIGYELKSIKTDLNFENQQGTKSTINDNGLGFTLYGKYKFLRYEDFGVDIGSRINGLTLSNQKLSIVEPRINFSYQLLPGFILKGAWGIYTQQLITLSDENEIISIFEPWLIVPDYLQVPEAIHYVAGLELSRIERLSIKSEFYYKLLRRTAEINHLKASDQEPDFVTGSGQSYGGELLVQYSAGSLNGSASYSLSWTYKELFGWVSNPKYDVRHSVTTNINYDFGDGWIASASWFFNSGLPFTQILGYYDKLYFENLFFSSGLYGVYNPFTVLSDPNLGRLPTYHRLDLSLSKKLKVYFADILLSFDVMNVYDRKNIFYFERDTGKRVNMLPILPTASIKVEL, from the coding sequence ATGCAAAAGTTTATATACCTGTTGCTCGTTATTTTTTTATATTCAATTTCTCTGTTAGCTCAAAACTACGGAACTTTACGAGGAAATATATCTGACTCACTATCAGGTGAAGCACTACCTTATTCAAATGTATTACTTGAAGGTACAACACTTGGCGCTTCTGCCGATCTGAATGGGAATTTTACAATTCCAGGAATACCTGCAAAAAAATATAAATTAAGAATCTCTTTTGTTGGTTATAATACAAAATTCCTGGATGTTACAGTAAAACCTAATGAAATAATTCAATTAAAAATCGAACTTTCATCCAGCAATGTACAGCTTCAAGCTATAGAATTTATCGGAGAGAAAGTCAGCCAGCCAAATGAGACAAATCTTGGACTTCAAAAAGTTGATATTAGGGATATTGAGTTGCTTCCCAAAGGTGTGGAGACAGATATTTTCCGTTCACTGCAGTTTCTTCCCGGCGTTCAATCGACTGGAGATGTATCTGCAAGATACTACGTTCGAGGAGGTGGCAGCAATCAAAATTTAGTTTTACTGAATGGGGTATCGGTATACAATCCATTTCATGCACTTGGACTATTTAGTATAATTGACCCGGAAATGATCAATGCCATTGAGTTTTATAAAGGCGGGTTTTCTGCTGATTATGGCGGACGCCTCTCTTCGGTTTTAAATCTTATCACTAAAGACGGAAATAAAAACAGGTATTCAGGTAGTGCAAGTCTCAGCTTTCTTACAGCCAAGGGTTTAGTGGAAGGTCCAATTCCCGGAGGCTCGTTTATGGTTACATTTCGAAAAAGCCTATTCAATGACGTTCTTAAAAAATTTATAAATTTTAAGGATGCACCTTTTGAGTTTTATGATTTTTCCGGTAAAGCAAATTATTTTAGTTCAGATGCTGCAAGTTTAACCAAAATATCCCTGCACGGATTTAACAGTCGAGATCAACTATTGAATGAAGACTCGGAGAAAGCTGACTATAAATGGACAAATAGTATTCTTGGAGGGAACTGGTTTCAGGCATGGGAAAATGTTCCCATTTATTCTGAAGCAAGCATTTCGCTTAGTAAATTTTCAGGAGAGATTTTACCAAAACTTAGTAATGCAAAAACAAGGATCAACTCTGTTAATGATGTGACTCTTAAAACCGATTTTGCATACATCTATGACAGCAGAGATGAATTGCACATTGGTTATGAACTAAAATCAATCAAAACAGATTTGAACTTTGAAAATCAGCAAGGAACTAAATCAACAATAAACGATAATGGACTGGGATTCACACTATATGGCAAATATAAATTTTTAAGATACGAGGATTTTGGTGTCGATATAGGATCAAGGATTAATGGGCTGACGCTTAGTAATCAAAAATTGTCTATAGTAGAACCAAGAATAAATTTTTCTTATCAGTTGTTACCCGGTTTTATTCTTAAAGGAGCCTGGGGAATTTATACCCAGCAATTGATAACACTTAGCGATGAAAATGAAATCATTTCAATCTTCGAACCATGGTTGATTGTGCCGGATTATCTTCAAGTACCTGAAGCAATTCATTATGTCGCAGGACTTGAGTTGAGTCGTATTGAAAGACTGTCGATCAAATCAGAATTTTATTACAAACTATTAAGAAGAACTGCTGAAATTAATCATTTAAAAGCTTCAGACCAGGAACCCGATTTTGTTACAGGTTCTGGTCAATCCTATGGTGGAGAATTGCTTGTTCAGTACTCAGCGGGCAGCTTAAACGGCAGTGCCTCTTATTCACTTAGCTGGACTTACAAAGAGCTATTTGGCTGGGTATCTAATCCCAAATATGATGTTCGACACTCAGTAACCACAAATATAAACTATGATTTTGGTGATGGCTGGATTGCGAGTGCAAGCTGGTTTTTCAATTCGGGATTACCATTCACACAGATACTTGGATACTACGACAAACTTTATTTTGAAAACTTATTTTTCTCAAGTGGATTGTACGGTGTTTATAACCCATTTACCGTTTTATCTGATCCTAACCTTGGCAGATTGCCAACATATCATCGGTTGGACCTGAGTTTAAGCAAAAAACTAAAAGTCTACTTTGCGGATATATTACTAAGCTTTGATGTGATGAACGTTTATGACAGAAAAAATATTTTCTATTTTGAACGTGATACTGGTAAAAGAGTTAATATGCTTCCTATACTTCCAACTGCTTCCATAAAGGTGGAATTATGA
- a CDS encoding UvrD-helicase domain-containing protein, producing the protein MISLKSLNPEQKKAVEYDEGPLMIVAGAGSGKTRVLTYKVAYLIDKGYEAENILALTFTNKAANEMKSRIRELVGAKADKIWMGTFHSIFAKILRIEARNLDFKSNFSIYDVEDSLSLVQNIMSNLNIEIESLTANSVRHRISYLKNHMTMPKQYRQKHKGSTIEEKIADIFDEYQVRLVENNSMDFDDLLLKPIELFDRHPKILQKYKKMFQYILVDEFQDTNKAQYELLKMLTSRDGKICVVGDDAQSIYSWRGANVGNMLDFEKDFPKHKIIKLEQNYRSTKTILLAADSVIKKNKEQLIKTLWTENNDGESLTLVRCSDEKDEAYQIAKSIKQEISKKKLALKDFAILYRTNAQSRALEDVFRREKIPYRIIGGIEFYKRKEVKDVIAYLRILSNQNDEESLLRIMNFPQRGIGSTTIKRMIAFARKHNITLFDTMSRVFEVIDIKERIQKNVKSFRVLLEKYIGLKDKLSVGELSRALLDELGILRMFKEENTPESMGRWENINELLSALSEFSTANKGAKLEQYLEEVSLVADIDLYEDEQNIVTLLTVHSAKGLEFPIVFISGCEEDIFPLSNRFSTDATVEEERRLFYVALTRAQQKIYISHARSRYRFGEVAYQSRSRFIDELDPATYSEIQGGFGRKNALRKSKKEIYYEYFENVDYEDFNQDNKSLKPGSRVMHDKFGLGKVTQVTGAGDMLKATVAFEGNNVKQLMLKFAKLKVL; encoded by the coding sequence ATGATCAGTTTAAAATCCCTTAACCCCGAACAGAAAAAAGCAGTTGAATATGATGAAGGTCCGTTAATGATTGTTGCCGGCGCCGGCTCCGGTAAAACAAGGGTGCTTACGTATAAAGTTGCTTACTTAATAGATAAAGGTTATGAAGCTGAAAACATACTCGCGCTCACATTCACGAATAAAGCAGCCAATGAAATGAAATCCAGAATTCGCGAGCTTGTTGGCGCAAAAGCGGATAAAATATGGATGGGAACATTTCATTCAATCTTCGCAAAAATATTACGAATTGAAGCACGTAACCTGGATTTCAAAAGTAATTTTTCAATTTATGATGTTGAAGACTCTCTTTCACTTGTACAGAATATTATGAGTAATCTCAATATTGAAATTGAAAGTTTAACGGCAAACTCTGTCCGGCACAGAATCAGCTATTTGAAAAACCATATGACTATGCCTAAACAGTACAGGCAGAAACATAAAGGTTCAACGATTGAGGAAAAGATTGCTGATATTTTTGATGAATACCAGGTAAGACTTGTCGAAAATAATTCAATGGATTTTGATGATCTTCTGTTAAAGCCTATCGAGTTATTTGACAGGCATCCAAAGATTCTTCAAAAGTATAAGAAGATGTTTCAATACATTCTTGTTGATGAATTCCAGGATACAAATAAAGCACAGTATGAGCTTCTGAAAATGCTTACTTCACGCGACGGAAAAATTTGTGTTGTTGGCGACGATGCACAAAGTATATATAGCTGGCGCGGAGCGAATGTAGGAAATATGCTGGATTTCGAAAAAGATTTTCCGAAACACAAAATCATAAAACTCGAGCAGAATTATCGTTCAACAAAAACAATATTATTAGCCGCTGATTCTGTTATAAAGAAAAATAAAGAACAACTTATTAAAACTTTGTGGACAGAGAACAATGATGGGGAAAGTCTTACGCTTGTCAGATGTTCGGATGAAAAAGATGAAGCTTACCAGATTGCTAAGTCCATTAAACAGGAAATATCAAAGAAGAAACTGGCGCTGAAAGACTTTGCAATACTATACAGGACAAACGCACAGTCGCGTGCTCTTGAGGATGTTTTCAGAAGAGAAAAAATTCCATACAGAATAATCGGCGGAATTGAATTTTATAAGCGAAAAGAAGTTAAAGATGTAATTGCTTATCTAAGAATCCTTTCAAATCAGAATGACGAAGAAAGTTTATTAAGAATAATGAACTTCCCTCAGAGAGGAATCGGAAGCACTACAATAAAAAGAATGATAGCATTTGCCCGCAAACATAATATTACTTTGTTTGATACAATGTCCCGCGTGTTTGAAGTTATCGATATCAAAGAACGTATACAAAAAAATGTAAAATCGTTCAGAGTACTTCTTGAAAAATATATCGGACTGAAAGATAAATTATCCGTTGGCGAACTTTCCCGCGCATTACTCGATGAACTTGGCATACTCAGAATGTTTAAAGAAGAAAATACACCCGAATCAATGGGCAGATGGGAAAACATAAATGAGTTACTTTCTGCATTGAGTGAATTTTCAACCGCAAATAAAGGGGCTAAACTTGAGCAATATCTTGAAGAAGTTTCTCTGGTAGCCGATATAGATCTATACGAAGATGAACAAAACATTGTGACTTTACTCACTGTTCACAGTGCAAAAGGACTCGAGTTTCCAATCGTTTTTATTTCAGGATGTGAGGAAGATATATTCCCGCTCTCAAACAGGTTCAGTACAGATGCAACTGTTGAAGAAGAAAGACGATTATTTTATGTTGCTTTAACAAGGGCGCAGCAAAAAATATATATCTCGCATGCAAGATCAAGATATCGTTTCGGCGAAGTTGCATATCAGAGCCGTTCAAGATTTATTGATGAGCTGGATCCGGCAACCTATTCCGAAATCCAGGGAGGTTTCGGCAGAAAGAACGCACTCCGTAAATCCAAAAAAGAAATTTATTACGAATACTTTGAGAATGTTGACTACGAAGATTTTAACCAGGACAACAAATCACTAAAACCCGGCAGCAGGGTTATGCATGATAAATTCGGTCTTGGAAAAGTTACGCAGGTTACAGGTGCCGGGGATATGCTGAAAGCAACCGTGGCATTTGAAGGTAACAATGTAAAACAACTGATGTTGAAATTTGCGAAGCTGAAAGTTCTCTAA
- a CDS encoding 6-phosphofructokinase, translating to MSIAPKKLAILVGGGPAPGINSVIGAATIRAAVEGVEVIGIKDGFKWIMDGDISHVKDLTIHNVSRIHFRGGSYIGIARANPTKDKKHLENTVTSLLRLNVDKLITIGGDDTAFSALKVDEMAAGRIKVVHVPKTIDNDLDLPHGIPTFGFQTARHIGVEVVKNLMVDAQTTSRWYFVVSMGRKAGHLALGIGKATGATLTLIPEEFPNQKIRLPHVVDVLVGAIIKRLSYGRKDGVAILAEGLVEHLDEKDLESLVDIERDAHDNIRIAEVNFGEILKYKVQERLKQFGIKATIVAKNIGYELRCADPIPYDMEYTRDLGFSAAQFILNGGTGAMVSIQNGHFVPLYFHDILDPVTNRARVRMVDPSSETFYIARRYMLRLNQADFEDPHELAKYAATCGISLEEFRDKFFYLMENDMLYKNLKDGKIKLAASENNTAHKPFSDYPVDEQNKENGEAITN from the coding sequence ATGTCTATAGCACCTAAAAAATTGGCAATCCTGGTTGGCGGTGGCCCCGCTCCTGGAATTAATAGTGTTATTGGTGCTGCAACTATCAGGGCCGCTGTTGAAGGTGTTGAAGTTATTGGTATTAAGGATGGATTTAAATGGATTATGGATGGGGATATTTCGCACGTAAAAGATCTTACAATTCATAATGTAAGCAGGATACATTTCAGAGGAGGTTCATACATCGGTATTGCAAGGGCAAATCCTACTAAGGATAAAAAGCATCTTGAAAATACAGTCACGTCATTACTACGGTTGAATGTTGATAAGCTCATTACAATTGGCGGTGATGATACGGCTTTCAGCGCTTTAAAAGTTGATGAAATGGCTGCCGGACGAATTAAAGTTGTTCATGTACCAAAGACTATTGATAATGACCTTGACCTGCCGCATGGTATTCCGACATTCGGATTTCAAACTGCACGACACATCGGTGTTGAAGTTGTAAAAAATCTTATGGTTGATGCACAAACAACTTCGCGCTGGTATTTTGTAGTTTCAATGGGAAGAAAAGCAGGACATCTTGCACTTGGTATTGGTAAAGCAACCGGTGCAACACTCACGTTAATTCCGGAAGAATTTCCAAATCAGAAAATCAGACTTCCGCATGTTGTTGATGTGCTGGTTGGAGCAATAATAAAGCGATTGAGTTATGGCAGAAAAGATGGCGTCGCAATACTTGCCGAAGGATTGGTTGAACATCTAGATGAAAAAGATCTTGAATCATTAGTTGATATTGAGAGAGATGCTCATGACAATATTAGAATAGCTGAAGTTAATTTTGGTGAAATACTAAAGTATAAAGTCCAGGAAAGATTGAAACAGTTTGGAATCAAAGCCACCATCGTAGCTAAGAATATCGGTTATGAATTACGATGCGCTGATCCGATCCCTTATGATATGGAATACACAAGAGATCTTGGATTTTCGGCAGCACAATTTATCCTTAATGGAGGAACGGGTGCAATGGTTTCTATTCAGAATGGTCACTTTGTTCCATTGTATTTCCATGACATTCTGGATCCCGTAACAAATCGTGCAAGAGTAAGGATGGTAGACCCTAGTTCTGAAACATTTTATATTGCACGAAGATATATGCTGCGTTTAAACCAGGCAGATTTTGAGGATCCACACGAACTTGCCAAGTATGCAGCCACTTGTGGAATATCACTCGAAGAATTCAGAGATAAGTTTTTCTATCTGATGGAAAATGATATGCTTTATAAAAATCTGAAAGACGGTAAAATTAAACTTGCAGCATCAGAGAATAATACAGCACATAAACCATTTTCAGATTATCCTGTGGATGAACAGAATAAAGAAAATGGTGAAGCGATTACGAATTAA
- a CDS encoding sodium-dependent transporter — protein sequence MPQNGEREQWGTKIGLILAVAGNAVGLGNFLRFPVQAAQNGGGAFMIPYFIFFLILGIPLMWIEWGIGRNGGRYKHGSAPGMFDVIWKNKLSKYFGALGLFISMTILIYYTYIESWTLGFSLFSITGLYFDETTADTMKNFLYSYQGRETGHHFTSILPAYGIMIVTFFLNFWVLYKGISKGIEKLAKIAMPLLLIFAIILAIRIFTLGTPDPSIPENSVLNGFGFIWNPDFSLLGDPKIWLAAAGQIFFTLSVGMGTIHAYASYLKPSDDIALSGLTTASTNEFVEVVLGASIAIPVAVAFFGLDTTQAFAKGGAFDLGFVSMPLIFGSKAFPLGAVFGFLWFLLLFFAGITSSVAMGQPVVAFLEDEFGMDRKKAVGLLALVVLIAVQFVVFFLKYGFLDEMDYWAGTFGLVVFALIETVLFMWVFGSENAWREMNAGGDFQIPRIFYYIMKFVTPLVLLIVMIWWFVNDAIPTLLLTNAPPENVPYIWASRGLMVLLFAGLVYLVKKAWANHRTEEV from the coding sequence ATGCCACAAAATGGTGAACGCGAACAATGGGGAACAAAGATCGGATTAATACTTGCTGTTGCGGGTAACGCAGTCGGGCTTGGTAACTTTTTAAGATTTCCTGTTCAGGCAGCGCAAAATGGCGGCGGTGCATTTATGATTCCTTACTTCATTTTCTTTCTCATACTCGGTATTCCATTAATGTGGATTGAATGGGGAATCGGCAGAAACGGAGGTCGTTACAAACACGGCAGTGCACCTGGAATGTTTGATGTTATCTGGAAAAATAAATTATCCAAATATTTCGGGGCACTTGGATTATTCATCTCGATGACAATCCTTATCTATTATACTTATATAGAATCATGGACGCTTGGCTTCAGTTTGTTTTCAATCACCGGATTATACTTCGACGAAACAACTGCTGACACAATGAAAAATTTTCTATACAGTTATCAGGGAAGAGAAACCGGACATCATTTCACAAGTATACTGCCAGCATATGGAATTATGATTGTAACTTTCTTCCTGAATTTCTGGGTGCTGTATAAAGGAATATCAAAAGGAATAGAAAAGTTAGCAAAGATTGCAATGCCTTTACTACTCATCTTTGCTATCATTCTTGCAATAAGAATTTTTACGCTTGGAACTCCCGATCCATCAATACCCGAAAACTCAGTATTAAATGGATTTGGTTTCATCTGGAATCCTGATTTTAGTTTACTCGGTGATCCGAAAATATGGCTGGCAGCCGCAGGGCAAATTTTCTTTACGCTATCAGTTGGAATGGGAACAATACATGCCTATGCCAGTTATCTAAAACCAAGTGATGACATTGCGCTTTCGGGATTAACAACCGCATCAACAAATGAATTTGTTGAAGTTGTTTTAGGTGCAAGTATTGCTATACCTGTTGCAGTTGCATTCTTTGGTCTTGATACAACACAAGCATTTGCAAAAGGCGGTGCATTCGATCTGGGATTTGTATCAATGCCATTAATTTTCGGAAGCAAAGCTTTTCCACTTGGTGCTGTCTTTGGGTTCCTATGGTTCTTATTACTTTTTTTTGCTGGGATAACATCTTCTGTCGCAATGGGTCAACCTGTTGTAGCGTTCCTTGAAGATGAGTTTGGAATGGATAGAAAAAAAGCTGTGGGACTTTTAGCACTTGTGGTTCTGATCGCTGTTCAGTTTGTAGTCTTCTTCCTTAAATATGGATTCCTTGATGAGATGGACTATTGGGCAGGAACTTTCGGCTTGGTAGTTTTTGCATTAATTGAAACTGTGTTGTTTATGTGGGTATTTGGCTCCGAGAATGCATGGAGAGAAATGAATGCCGGCGGAGATTTTCAGATACCAAGGATTTTTTATTACATAATGAAATTTGTAACACCACTGGTACTGTTAATTGTTATGATATGGTGGTTTGTAAATGATGCAATACCCACTTTGTTACTCACAAATGCCCCCCCTGAAAATGTCCCGTATATATGGGCGTCACGGGGTTTAATGGTACTTCTTTTCGCCGGCTTAGTTTATCTTGTTAAGAAAGCATGGGCAAATCACAGAACGGAGGAAGTTTAA
- a CDS encoding sterol desaturase family protein has protein sequence MPKNFVSNKDETVRMFESDFLESFSRVHPSVPVIVYLPVIAYFLFISIVKYELTFITIISLFALGVAVWTLTEYTLHRFIFHYRPKSKVGERLHFIFHGVHHDYPNDSRRLVMPPSVSVPLAMMFYFLFELILGTVLVAPFFVGFILGYLVYDMTHYAVHHFNMHNKFWLAIKNHHMRHHYMDSEKGFGVSSPTWDIIVGTDFEKNKK, from the coding sequence ATGCCTAAAAATTTTGTGTCTAATAAAGATGAAACTGTACGGATGTTTGAGAGTGATTTCCTTGAATCCTTTTCGAGGGTACATCCTTCAGTCCCGGTAATTGTATATTTACCTGTGATTGCATACTTCCTGTTCATATCAATTGTTAAATACGAATTAACATTTATTACCATTATTTCATTATTTGCGCTGGGAGTTGCCGTCTGGACTTTAACCGAATACACTTTACACAGGTTCATTTTCCATTATCGTCCGAAATCCAAAGTCGGTGAAAGACTGCATTTTATTTTTCATGGAGTACACCACGATTATCCTAATGATTCAAGAAGACTTGTTATGCCGCCATCTGTTAGTGTTCCGCTTGCAATGATGTTTTATTTTTTATTTGAATTGATTCTGGGTACTGTACTTGTTGCACCGTTTTTCGTAGGGTTCATATTGGGGTATCTTGTTTACGATATGACGCATTATGCTGTTCATCATTTTAATATGCATAACAAATTCTGGCTTGCGATAAAAAACCATCATATGCGGCACCATTATATGGATTCCGAAAAAGGATTTGGAGTAAGTTCTCCAACATGGGATATTATTGTCGGAACAGATTTCGAAAAAAATAAAAAATAA
- a CDS encoding glycoside hydrolase family 9 protein: protein MPIKYYIPLLILLFNSSSHSTSDSINIFIRINQVGYLTDGIKSGIIFSEDRLDFDSCYIHSVINDQAVYAAEINFLPNDSLKYGFRSFGYFDFSAIKSEGEFYIKYKNTCSYTFKIGNHIYNDVTDSLLKFFEVQRCGPTNPYLHGVCHLSDVTSINNIPVAGIKDLTGGWHDAGDYVKFLSTTAYTTYLLMFCYEFDPVKFGFDHNGNGVPDVLDEARIGIDWLLRCNFVDDSLIVQVQDSSEHLVTWRMPEDDPLEFKRTGFTGIGKNIIGIYSAALALASKIWMNVVKIDSLSQICFNVSKKFYDLRNLVDDIDTLHSTHYIDKEFEGKLGLAAVELYEVTGEEHYLSDAVEYCIAAGADYWWSWGNINSLAHYKVARHDVTTLRFIRESLDYYKKNMKQNLFGEPLSYSWGSTNSFLGTALTEILYRSISGDDSFQMISVAQRDFILGKNLWGKSFITGSGDNFPMNIHSQIAYINFCSIPGAVVGGPAPLELMNKLEISNSKNLLPQFDYHSIVYSDDHLNYITNEATITGNATALFVFGYFSGR, encoded by the coding sequence ATGCCTATAAAGTATTACATACCTCTGCTGATTCTGCTTTTTAATTCTTCGAGTCACAGTACTTCTGACAGCATTAATATTTTTATTAGGATAAATCAGGTTGGTTATCTAACTGATGGTATAAAGTCAGGTATAATTTTTTCAGAAGACAGACTTGATTTTGATAGCTGTTATATTCACTCGGTTATAAATGATCAGGCGGTGTATGCTGCTGAAATAAATTTCCTGCCCAATGATTCGCTAAAATACGGTTTCAGGAGTTTTGGATATTTTGATTTTTCCGCAATCAAAAGTGAAGGTGAGTTCTATATTAAATACAAAAATACATGCTCTTATACTTTTAAAATTGGTAATCACATTTATAATGATGTCACAGATTCTCTTCTTAAATTTTTTGAAGTACAGCGTTGTGGTCCCACAAATCCATATCTTCACGGTGTCTGTCATCTTTCAGATGTTACGTCTATCAACAACATTCCGGTAGCTGGTATTAAAGATTTAACAGGCGGATGGCATGACGCCGGTGATTATGTTAAATTTTTATCAACGACTGCATATACAACTTATCTTCTGATGTTCTGCTATGAATTTGATCCTGTTAAATTCGGGTTTGATCATAATGGGAATGGAGTACCTGACGTCCTTGATGAAGCGAGAATCGGCATCGACTGGTTATTAAGATGTAATTTCGTAGATGATAGTCTGATTGTGCAGGTACAGGATTCCTCCGAACATTTAGTAACTTGGCGAATGCCTGAAGATGATCCACTGGAATTTAAAAGAACCGGATTCACCGGAATAGGAAAAAATATTATCGGGATTTACTCTGCTGCTTTAGCGCTTGCATCAAAAATCTGGATGAATGTTGTTAAGATTGATTCATTGTCACAAATTTGTTTTAACGTTTCTAAAAAATTTTATGATCTTAGAAACCTTGTGGATGATATAGATACTCTTCATTCAACACACTACATTGATAAAGAATTTGAGGGGAAATTAGGACTTGCAGCCGTTGAACTTTATGAAGTTACAGGCGAAGAACATTATTTATCTGATGCTGTTGAATATTGTATTGCCGCTGGCGCTGATTACTGGTGGAGTTGGGGAAATATAAATTCACTGGCTCATTATAAAGTAGCCAGGCATGATGTTACCACTTTAAGATTTATCCGGGAAAGTTTGGATTATTATAAAAAGAACATGAAACAAAATTTATTCGGTGAACCATTAAGCTACTCGTGGGGCAGTACAAATTCTTTTCTCGGTACAGCTTTGACGGAAATACTTTACAGATCGATATCAGGAGATGATTCTTTTCAAATGATTTCAGTTGCTCAACGTGATTTCATTCTTGGTAAAAATCTTTGGGGAAAAAGTTTTATAACTGGTAGCGGCGATAATTTCCCCATGAATATTCATTCACAAATTGCATACATTAATTTCTGCAGCATTCCCGGCGCAGTAGTAGGCGGTCCCGCACCTCTGGAACTGATGAATAAATTAGAAATATCAAACAGTAAAAATTTGTTACCGCAGTTTGATTATCATTCAATAGTTTATTCTGATGATCACTTAAATTATATTACAAATGAAGCAACCATAACAGGTAACGCAACTGCTTTGTTCGTTTTTGGTTACTTCTCAGGAAGATAA